Below is a genomic region from Microbacterium sp. KUDC0406.
TTTAGGCTTGAGGGGTGGATCTTCCCTTTCCCCGCCGAGCGAGTCTCGAGGTGCTGCGCGCCGAGGCCGCCGATGAGCGCTCCGTGCTCGTGCACGAGCGGTTGCGGTTCGGTGAGGACCCCTGGGAATTCATGAGCGAGCTGCCCACGACGGACGAACTCGTCGTCCTGCTGCTGCGCAGCGACTGGGTCGATGCGCACGGCGGCAGCATCCGAGACCGGGACTGGAACGATGGCGTGCTGCGCCGCATCGCCCTGGAGTACCCCGACCTGTCGACGACCGTCTGGCAGATGCTGACGCCCCATTCCACTTCGGGAATATAGACCGAAGGCCCGCCCCGCGCGAACGGGACGGGCCTTCCGTCGACCGGCTCAGGCCTTCGACCGGCTCAGGCCTTCGACAGGCTCAGGCACCCAGCGGATCAGCCGATGAACGCGGCCAGGTCCTGCTCGAGAGCGAACTTCGGCTTGGCGCCGATGATCGTCGTCTTCACCTCGCCGCCCTGGAACACCTTCATCGCCGGGATCGACGTGATCTGGTACTTCATCGCCAGCTCGGGGTTCTCATCGACGTTCAGCTTGAGGATGGTGATCTTCTCGGGGTTCTCGGACTGGATCTCGTCGAGCACCGGCGCGACCATCCGACACGGACCGCACCACGCGGCCCAGAAGTCGACGAGCACGGGGCCATCGGCCTGAAGCACGTCCTGCTCCCAGGTCGCCTGGCTGGTTGCCTTGGCAGTCATGGATTCTCCTTGATTCTCGAAAGTCATTCTTGAAAGTCTTCGTGTGCTGCTCATCAGATCACAACACCGGAGGACGGTGCGGTGTTCCCGGGCTCAGACCGCGACGGGCTCCGCCACCGGGGCACCGTCGGCGAGGTCGGCGAGGAAGTGCTCGGCATCCAGCGCCGCGACGGTGCCGGTGCCGGCCGCGGTGATCGCCTGCCGGTAGGTCGGGTCGATCACGTCACCGGCGGCGAACACGCCGCGCTGCGACGTGCGCGACGACCGCCCGTCGACCCAGATCGTGCCCTCGGAGGTCAGGTCGAGCTTGCCGTGCACCAGGTGCGTGCGCGGGTCGTTGCCGATCGCGATGAACAGGCCGTCCAGCGGAAGCTCGCTGACGGTGCCGTCGACCGTGGAGCGCAGGCGCACGCCCGTGGTCTCGAGATCGCCGAGGATCTCCTCGACCTCGCTGTTCCACACGAACTCGATCTTCTCGTTCGCGAACGCGCGCTCCTGCATGATCTTGGAT
It encodes:
- a CDS encoding tryptophan synthase subunit alpha translates to MDLPFPRRASLEVLRAEAADERSVLVHERLRFGEDPWEFMSELPTTDELVVLLLRSDWVDAHGGSIRDRDWNDGVLRRIALEYPDLSTTVWQMLTPHSTSGI
- the trxA gene encoding thioredoxin codes for the protein MTAKATSQATWEQDVLQADGPVLVDFWAAWCGPCRMVAPVLDEIQSENPEKITILKLNVDENPELAMKYQITSIPAMKVFQGGEVKTTIIGAKPKFALEQDLAAFIG